Proteins from a genomic interval of Phalacrocorax aristotelis chromosome 3, bGulAri2.1, whole genome shotgun sequence:
- the ZNF451 gene encoding E3 SUMO-protein ligase ZNF451 isoform X1, with the protein MESHHSVNIRESKTPTSESEDEIEFVGEEPLRPVLECIDLVSSEDEEPNSSSYVHRNTKRKDHIDYQKERVASTLDRLARHVEVEKQQKEEKNKAFKEKVDSQYAHGLQELEFIREHSDTEAARLCVDQWLKMPGLKPGTVNSGKRGVYKRAGQTQVNSSPISCPVMHCNREFDNGHLLLGHLQRFDHSPCDPTVTLHGPPNNAIACVVCCKRFSTSQQYSDHLLSKLNEDDGHKKDLPPQHIQCFACPNCFLLFTNRDECLQHMSGKNHFLQVSKLSDEMKAGLPLPFPSYAKNLLISLCKEVPFQVKCISCSQILRSHMELTAHFRTRCRNSGPVALSKKSISQVAEIFKTKGHCENCDKLFADKNQITQHKQTTRHNVKVLTTLEESILMFCHINGKNKNQSHLCHAVDRSRPLLKRHLASSESTSESGSASKRKSDLKDKNEGHVTNQSQGSACKVKAWFCECLRKFFTEESVEKHILSANRICHKCAVCGKLAENSSIIRLHMSRFHGGAHLTNFLLWCRVCSVDLREEDIMGHMTELHGGHSYYYEQEALEDEPMPSASDTACISAGERKDSVPSPVELSPEKSPILGNWQCRICEEMFESEESVKQHCMSLDSHAFHRYCCGLCRNHFRKLGTLQRHFQEHHNQEIQTKYFCGLCGNLFFDTEEEFLIHYKEIHSTDYAFVPEQMEVSIKKEEDFLPVEKGDRLTCGCRTTYVSRINRRNDYVNCQKAMLQKGNLWFRCCFCSATAQNFADLKSHLNSHTSVKHKEEIYVVRCAACNKNFDDLQSAHQHYHMKHCFLQKPDLSSLASESENTVFKFTASGACVDRKPHKLKLQASPSKTWERPQSSPLQGPILAKKEKKESSQPSEEPGEDGELPDLDYLSTMTHIVLVDLDNWGSLFTQLPANLNQGTFIWGFQGGYSNWKPPVQCKIYNYLKRIGCFFLHPRCGTRREAADFALCVHAGRLDEHLPKQIPFTILSGDKSFLELETQFKMTQRSARILNPHHIEGDMMCALLNSISDTTKGSDSEEDEDIKLTMKRSLEEKKKQEEQDAELEEAIKRSLEEM; encoded by the exons gaggAACCTTTAAGACCTGTACTTGAGTGCATTGATCTTGTCAGTAGTGAGGATGAAGAACCTAACAGCAGTTCTTATGTTCAC AGAAATACTAAGCGTAAAGATCACATTGACTATCAGAAAGAACGGGTTGCATCAACCTTGGATCGTCTGGCACGCCATGTTGAAgtagagaaacagcaaaaagaagagaaaaacaaggccTTTAAG GAGAAAGTTGATTCTCAATATGCTCACGGATTGCAAGAACTAGAATTTATTCGGGAGCACAGTGACACAGAAGCTGCAAGATTATGTGTGGACCAGTGGTTAAAAATGCCAG GTCTCAAACCAGGCACCGTTAACAGTGGAAAAAGGGGTGTTTATAAGAGGGCAGGTCAGACACAAGTCAACAGCAGTCCCATATCTTGTCCTGTGATGCATTGCAACAGAGAGTTTGATAATGGACATCTTCTCCTAGGTCACCTTCAAAG gtTTGATCATTCTCCTTGTGACCCAACAGTCACATTACATGGACCCCCAAATAATGCCATTGCCTGTGTGGTATGCTGCAAAAGATTTTCAACCTCTCAGCAGTACAGTGATCATCTTTTATCTAAG ctaAATGAAGATGACGGACATAAAAAAGATCTCCCTCCACAGCATATTCAGTGTTTTGCATGCCcaaactgcttcctccttttCACCAACAGAGACGAATGCTTGCAGCATATGTCAGGAAAGAACCACTTCCTCCAGGTTTCTAAATTGAGTG ATGAAATGAAGGCTGGCCTTCCTCTACCTTTCCCCTCCTATGCAAAGAACCTTCTGATATCTCTGTGCAAAGAGGTCCCCTTCCAAGTGAAGTGTATATCCTGCTCCCAGATACTGCGCTCACATATGGAATTAACAGCTCATTTCAG AACACGTTGTCGTAATTCTGGGCCTGTGGCACTGTCAAAGAAGAGCATCTCCCAGGTTGCagagatatttaaaacaaaaggtcACTGTGAGAACTGTGATAAACTCTTTGCTGATAAGAATCAGATCACCCAGCATAAGCAAACCACTCGACATAACGTTAAAGTTCTTACTACATTGGAAGAATCCATCTTGATGTTCTGTCATatcaatggaaaaaataaaaatcagtctcATTTGTGCCATGCTGTGGATCGGTCAAGACCACTTCTTAAAAGACATTTGGCTTCTAGTGAGTCTACCAGTGAAAGCGGGTCTGCTTCAAAACGGAAGAGcgatttaaaagataaaaatgaaggtCATGTAACAAACCAAAGTCAAGGTAGTGCCTGCAAAGTAAAAGCCTGGTTTTGTGAATGCCTTCGAAAGTTTTTTACAGAAGAGTCAGtagaaaagcacattttatcAGCAAATAGGATCTGTCACAAGTGTGCTGTGTGTGGAAAGCTTGCTGAAAATTCAAGCATTATCCGCCTGCATATGAGTCGATTTCATGGGGGAGCACACTTgactaattttcttctctggtgCAGAGTGTGCTCTGTAGATCTCAGAGAAGAGGATATTATGGGGCACATGACTGAATTGCATGGTGGACATAGTTACTATTATGAGCAAGAAGCTCTAGAAGATGAACCCATGCCATCCGCTTCTGACACAGCGTGCATTTCTGCAGGTGAAAGGAAAGACAGCGTTCCTAGTCCTGTAGAACTCTCCCCTGAAAAAAGTCCTATTCTGGGAAATTGGCAATGCCGCATTTGTGAGGAGATGTTTGAATCTGAAGAGAGTGTTAAACAACACTGCATGTCCTTAGACAGCCATGCGTTTCACAGATACTGCTGTGGCTTATGCAGAAATCACTTTCGGAAACTAGGAACGTTACAGCGGCACTTCCAAGAGCATCACAACCAGGAGATACAGACTAAATACTTCTGTGGCCTTTGCGGTAATCTTTTCTTTGACACAGAAGAAGAATTTCTAATCCATTATAAGGAGATTCATAGCACAGACTATGCATTTGTGCCTGAGCAGATGGAGGtatcaataaaaaaagaagaggactTCCTCCCAGTAGAAAAAGGAGACCGTTTAACCTGTGGTTGCCGGACAACTTACGTCTCcagaataaacaggaggaacgATTATGTGAATTGTCAGAAAGCCATGCTGCAAAAAGGAAACTTATGGTTTCGATGCTGCTTCTGTTCAGCAACTGCACAGAATTTTGCCGATTTGAAGAGTCACCTCAATAGTCACACGTCAGTGaaacataaggaagaaatatacGTTGTTAGATGTGCTGCGTGCAACAAAAACTTCGACGATCTTCAGAGCGCACATCAGCACTATCACATGAAACACTGCTTCTTGCAGAAGCCTGATCTATCAAGTCTTGCATCAGAGTCGGAAAATACAGTATTCAAGTTCACTGCGAGCGGGGCTTGTGTGGACAGAAAACCTCATAAGCTAAAACTTCAAGCATCTCCATCCAAGACTTGGGAAAGACCACAGTCGTCCCCTCTGCAGGGACCAATActagcaaagaaagaaaaaaaagaaagttcacAACCCTCTGAAGAACCTGGTGAAG ATGGTGAACTTCCCGATCTTGACTACCTGAGTACCATGACTCACATTGTGTTGGTGGATCTGGACAACTGGGGAAGCTTATTCACGCAGCTGCCAGCTAACCTGAACCAAGGGACGTTTATCTGGGGCTTTCAAG GAGGATACAGCAACTGGAAACCTCCAGTGCAGTGCAAAATTTACAATTATCTTAAGAGGATTggctgtttctttcttcatccACGTTGCGGCaccagaagagaagcagcagactTTGCTCTCTGTGTTCAT GCTGGCCGTCTGGATGAGCACCTGCCCAAGCAAATTCCTTTCACCATACTTTCTGGAGACAAAAGCTTCCTGGAACTGGAAACTCAGTTTAAGATGACCCAGCGGTCAGCTCGCATCCTAAATCCGCACCACATTGAAGGAGACATGATGTGTGCCTTGCTAAACAGCATTTCGGATACCACAAAAG
- the ZNF451 gene encoding E3 SUMO-protein ligase ZNF451 isoform X2, which translates to MESHHSVNIRESKTPTSESEDEIEFVGEEPLRPVLECIDLVSSEDEEPNSSSYVHRNTKRKDHIDYQKERVASTLDRLARHVEVEKQQKEEKNKAFKEKVDSQYAHGLQELEFIREHSDTEAARLCVDQWLKMPGLKPGTVNSGKRGVYKRAGQTQVNSSPISCPVMHCNREFDNGHLLLGHLQRFDHSPCDPTVTLHGPPNNAIACVVCCKRFSTSQQYSDHLLSKLNEDDGHKKDLPPQHIQCFACPNCFLLFTNRDECLQHMSGKNHFLQVSKLSDEMKAGLPLPFPSYAKNLLISLCKEVPFQVKCISCSQILRSHMELTAHFRTRCRNSGPVALSKKSISQVAEIFKTKGHCENCDKLFADKNQITQHKQTTRHNVKVLTTLEESILMFCHINGKNKNQSHLCHAVDRSRPLLKRHLASSESTSESGSASKRKSDLKDKNEGHVTNQSQGSACKVKAWFCECLRKFFTEESVEKHILSANRICHKCAVCGKLAENSSIIRLHMSRFHGGAHLTNFLLWCRVCSVDLREEDIMGHMTELHGGHSYYYEQEALEDEPMPSASDTACISAGERKDSVPSPVELSPEKSPILGNWQCRICEEMFESEESVKQHCMSLDSHAFHRYCCGLCRNHFRKLGTLQRHFQEHHNQEIQTKYFCGLCGNLFFDTEEEFLIHYKEIHSTDYAFVPEQMEVSIKKEEDFLPVEKGDRLTCGCRTTYVSRINRRNDYVNCQKAMLQKGNLWFRCCFCSATAQNFADLKSHLNSHTSVKHKEEIYVVRCAACNKNFDDLQSAHQHYHMKHCFLQKPDLSSLASESENTVFKFTASGACVDRKPHKLKLQASPSKTWERPQSSPLQGPILAKKEKKESSQPSEEPGEDGELPDLDYLSTMTHIVLVDLDNWGSLFTQLPANLNQGTFIWGFQGGYSNWKPPVQCKIYNYLKRIGCFFLHPRCGTRREAADFALCVHAGRLDEHLPKQIPFTILSGDKSFLELETQFKMTQRSARILNPHHIEGDMMCALLNSISDTTKEQDAELEEAIKRSLEEM; encoded by the exons gaggAACCTTTAAGACCTGTACTTGAGTGCATTGATCTTGTCAGTAGTGAGGATGAAGAACCTAACAGCAGTTCTTATGTTCAC AGAAATACTAAGCGTAAAGATCACATTGACTATCAGAAAGAACGGGTTGCATCAACCTTGGATCGTCTGGCACGCCATGTTGAAgtagagaaacagcaaaaagaagagaaaaacaaggccTTTAAG GAGAAAGTTGATTCTCAATATGCTCACGGATTGCAAGAACTAGAATTTATTCGGGAGCACAGTGACACAGAAGCTGCAAGATTATGTGTGGACCAGTGGTTAAAAATGCCAG GTCTCAAACCAGGCACCGTTAACAGTGGAAAAAGGGGTGTTTATAAGAGGGCAGGTCAGACACAAGTCAACAGCAGTCCCATATCTTGTCCTGTGATGCATTGCAACAGAGAGTTTGATAATGGACATCTTCTCCTAGGTCACCTTCAAAG gtTTGATCATTCTCCTTGTGACCCAACAGTCACATTACATGGACCCCCAAATAATGCCATTGCCTGTGTGGTATGCTGCAAAAGATTTTCAACCTCTCAGCAGTACAGTGATCATCTTTTATCTAAG ctaAATGAAGATGACGGACATAAAAAAGATCTCCCTCCACAGCATATTCAGTGTTTTGCATGCCcaaactgcttcctccttttCACCAACAGAGACGAATGCTTGCAGCATATGTCAGGAAAGAACCACTTCCTCCAGGTTTCTAAATTGAGTG ATGAAATGAAGGCTGGCCTTCCTCTACCTTTCCCCTCCTATGCAAAGAACCTTCTGATATCTCTGTGCAAAGAGGTCCCCTTCCAAGTGAAGTGTATATCCTGCTCCCAGATACTGCGCTCACATATGGAATTAACAGCTCATTTCAG AACACGTTGTCGTAATTCTGGGCCTGTGGCACTGTCAAAGAAGAGCATCTCCCAGGTTGCagagatatttaaaacaaaaggtcACTGTGAGAACTGTGATAAACTCTTTGCTGATAAGAATCAGATCACCCAGCATAAGCAAACCACTCGACATAACGTTAAAGTTCTTACTACATTGGAAGAATCCATCTTGATGTTCTGTCATatcaatggaaaaaataaaaatcagtctcATTTGTGCCATGCTGTGGATCGGTCAAGACCACTTCTTAAAAGACATTTGGCTTCTAGTGAGTCTACCAGTGAAAGCGGGTCTGCTTCAAAACGGAAGAGcgatttaaaagataaaaatgaaggtCATGTAACAAACCAAAGTCAAGGTAGTGCCTGCAAAGTAAAAGCCTGGTTTTGTGAATGCCTTCGAAAGTTTTTTACAGAAGAGTCAGtagaaaagcacattttatcAGCAAATAGGATCTGTCACAAGTGTGCTGTGTGTGGAAAGCTTGCTGAAAATTCAAGCATTATCCGCCTGCATATGAGTCGATTTCATGGGGGAGCACACTTgactaattttcttctctggtgCAGAGTGTGCTCTGTAGATCTCAGAGAAGAGGATATTATGGGGCACATGACTGAATTGCATGGTGGACATAGTTACTATTATGAGCAAGAAGCTCTAGAAGATGAACCCATGCCATCCGCTTCTGACACAGCGTGCATTTCTGCAGGTGAAAGGAAAGACAGCGTTCCTAGTCCTGTAGAACTCTCCCCTGAAAAAAGTCCTATTCTGGGAAATTGGCAATGCCGCATTTGTGAGGAGATGTTTGAATCTGAAGAGAGTGTTAAACAACACTGCATGTCCTTAGACAGCCATGCGTTTCACAGATACTGCTGTGGCTTATGCAGAAATCACTTTCGGAAACTAGGAACGTTACAGCGGCACTTCCAAGAGCATCACAACCAGGAGATACAGACTAAATACTTCTGTGGCCTTTGCGGTAATCTTTTCTTTGACACAGAAGAAGAATTTCTAATCCATTATAAGGAGATTCATAGCACAGACTATGCATTTGTGCCTGAGCAGATGGAGGtatcaataaaaaaagaagaggactTCCTCCCAGTAGAAAAAGGAGACCGTTTAACCTGTGGTTGCCGGACAACTTACGTCTCcagaataaacaggaggaacgATTATGTGAATTGTCAGAAAGCCATGCTGCAAAAAGGAAACTTATGGTTTCGATGCTGCTTCTGTTCAGCAACTGCACAGAATTTTGCCGATTTGAAGAGTCACCTCAATAGTCACACGTCAGTGaaacataaggaagaaatatacGTTGTTAGATGTGCTGCGTGCAACAAAAACTTCGACGATCTTCAGAGCGCACATCAGCACTATCACATGAAACACTGCTTCTTGCAGAAGCCTGATCTATCAAGTCTTGCATCAGAGTCGGAAAATACAGTATTCAAGTTCACTGCGAGCGGGGCTTGTGTGGACAGAAAACCTCATAAGCTAAAACTTCAAGCATCTCCATCCAAGACTTGGGAAAGACCACAGTCGTCCCCTCTGCAGGGACCAATActagcaaagaaagaaaaaaaagaaagttcacAACCCTCTGAAGAACCTGGTGAAG ATGGTGAACTTCCCGATCTTGACTACCTGAGTACCATGACTCACATTGTGTTGGTGGATCTGGACAACTGGGGAAGCTTATTCACGCAGCTGCCAGCTAACCTGAACCAAGGGACGTTTATCTGGGGCTTTCAAG GAGGATACAGCAACTGGAAACCTCCAGTGCAGTGCAAAATTTACAATTATCTTAAGAGGATTggctgtttctttcttcatccACGTTGCGGCaccagaagagaagcagcagactTTGCTCTCTGTGTTCAT GCTGGCCGTCTGGATGAGCACCTGCCCAAGCAAATTCCTTTCACCATACTTTCTGGAGACAAAAGCTTCCTGGAACTGGAAACTCAGTTTAAGATGACCCAGCGGTCAGCTCGCATCCTAAATCCGCACCACATTGAAGGAGACATGATGTGTGCCTTGCTAAACAGCATTTCGGATACCACAAAAG